A single Panicum virgatum strain AP13 unplaced genomic scaffold, P.virgatum_v5 scaffold_183, whole genome shotgun sequence DNA region contains:
- the LOC120693870 gene encoding NADH-ubiquinone oxidoreductase chain 3-like, with amino-acid sequence MGQRIKRFYFALSPGIHHRIGARCNFAPIFIYLVISPLVSLIPLGVPFPFASNSSTYPEKLSAYECGFDPSGDARSRFDIRFYPVPILFIIPDPEVTFSFPWAVPPNKIDLFGSWSMMAFLLILTIGSLYEWKRGASIGSNH; translated from the exons ATGGGGCAAAGGATCAAGCGCTTTTACTTTGCTTTGTCCCCCGGGATCCACCACAG GATTGGAGCGAGATGCAACTTTGCACCTATTTTTATCTATTTAGTGATCAGTCCGCTAGTTTCTTTGATTCCACTCGGTGTTCCTTTTCCATTTGCTTCCAATAGTTCGACCTATCCAGAAAAATTGTCGGCCTACGAATGTGGTTTCGATCCCTCCGGTGATGCCAGAAGTCGTTTCGATATACGATTTTATCCGGTTCCTATTTTATTTATTATCCCTGATCCGGAAgtcaccttttcttttccttgggCAGTACCTCCTAACAAGATTGATCTGTTTGGATCTTGGTCCATGATGGCCTTTTTATTGATTTTGACGATTGGATCTCTCTATGAATGGAAAAGGGGTGCTTCGATCGGGAGTAACCACTAG
- the LOC120693813 gene encoding NADH dehydrogenase [ubiquinone] iron-sulfur protein 2 → MAQEHAHSSAVERLLNCEVPLRAQYIRVLFCEITRISNHSLASTTHAMDVGASTPFLWAFEEREKLLEFYERVPGARMHASFIRPGGVAQDLPLGLCRDIDSSTQQFASRIDELEEMSTGNRIWKQRLVDIGTVTAQQAKDWGFSGVMLRGPGVCWDSRRAAPYDVHDQSDLDVPVGTRGDRYDRYCIRIEEMRQSVRIIVQCPNQMPSGMIKADDRKLCPPSRSRMKLSMESSIHHFELYTEGFSVPAPSTYTAVEAPKGEFGVFLVSNGSNRPYRCKIRAPGFAHSQGLDSMSKHHMPADVVTIIGTQDIVFGEVDR, encoded by the exons ATGGCCCAAGAACACGCTCATTCTTCAGCCGTAGAGAGACTTTTGAATTGTGAGGTACCATTACGAGCTCAATATATACGAGTGTTATTCTGTGAAATAACTCGAATTTCAAATCATTCACTTGCTTCAACTACTCATGCTATGGATGTGGGAGCATCAACTCCGTTCCTTTGGGCTTTTGAGGAGCGGGAGAAATTGTTGGAATTCTATGAAAGAGTCCCGGGAGCCAGGATGCATGCCAGTTTCATACGACCTGGTGGAGTGGCACAAGATCTGCCTCTTGGCTTATGTCGAGATATTGATTCCTCCACACAACAATTTGCTTCTCGTATCGACGAATTAGAAGAGATGTCAACCGGCAACCGTATCTGGAAACAACGATTAGTGGATATTGGTACTGTCACTGCACAGCAAGCAAAGGATTGGGGATTCAGTGGTGTAATGTTAAGAGGT CCTGGGGTATGCTGGGATTCGCGAAGAGCAGCACCTTACGATGTTCATGACCAATCGGATCTTGACGTACCAGTAGGTACCAGAGGAGATCGCTATGATCGTTACTGTATTCGTATCGAAGAGATGCGACAAAGTGTTCGGATCATTGTGCAATGTCCTAATCAAATGCCTAGTGGCATGATCAAAGCCGATGATCGTAAGCTATGTCCTCCATCACGATCTCGAATGAAACTATCCATGGAAT CCTCAATTCACCATTTCGAACTTTATACAGAAGGTTTTTCCGTACCAGCTCCTTCTACCTATACCGCAGTTGAAGCACCTAAAGGTGAATTTGGTGTCTTTCTTGTCAGTAATGGGAGTAATCGTCCCTACCGTTGTAAAATAAGAGCACCTGGCTTTGCCCATTCACAAGGACTCGATTCTATGTCCAAACATCACATGCCAGCAGATGTAGTCACCATCATAGGTACTCAAGATATTGTGTTTGGAGAGGTAGATAGATAG